One Papaver somniferum cultivar HN1 chromosome 10, ASM357369v1, whole genome shotgun sequence genomic window carries:
- the LOC113316202 gene encoding uncharacterized protein LOC113316202, producing the protein MTAMTIVMKILAWISMKIVMKKSGKISLVQSDSNPPSSERETTATNHSLPWLVIGDFNFILHDNEKYSTQPLDSVEANIFSKKIVDLDLIDLGSTGCPFTWSNKRSGPALTEHRLDRGLATESWLLLYPNSTITNLLAIGSDHQPILLNTNPHWCTGKIPFNAFLIARKLKDIKLKLKVWKKEVYGNIKSNIEESKQHLHWLQANYFKYNRGESLKNANQVLREWQDIEEKFWKTKSRDQFIKLGDNNASYFHRTTKCRLRRN; encoded by the exons ATGACTGCCATGACAATTGTTATGAAAATTCTGGCGTGGATTAGCATGAAAATTGTTATGAAAAAG AGCGGGAAAATCAGCCTAGTTCAGAGTGATTCCAATCCCCCTAGTTCAGAGCGGGAAACAACTGCTACCAATCACTCCCTCCCTTGGTTGGTCATTGGGGATTTCAATTTCATCTtgcatgataatgaaaaatacagtACTCAACCATTGGACAGTGTAGAAGCTAATATATTTAGTAAAAAAATTGTGGACTTGGATTTAATTGACTTAGGCAGTACAGGCTGCCCTTTCACTTGGTCCAATAAGAGAAGTGGTCCTGCTCTCACTGAGCATAGATTGGATAGAGGTCTTGCCACTGAATCCTGGCTTCTCTTATATCCAAACTCCACTATCACTAATCTTCTAGCAATTGGATCTGATCACCAACCCATTCTTCTTAACACTAATCCTCATTGGTGTACTGGTAAAATTCCTTTCAA TGCTTTCCTCATTGCTAGAAAGCTCAAAGACATTAAGCTGAAACTTAAAGTTTGGAAGAAAGAAGTGTATGGCAACATAAAGTCAAATATTGAAGAAAGTAAACAACATCTACATTGGCTTCAAGCAAACTACTTCAAGTACAACAGAGGTGAATCTTTAAAAAATGCAAATCAAGTTCTCAGAGAATGGCAAGACATTGAAGAAAAATTCTGGAAGACAAAAAGCAGAGATCAATTCATCAAATTGGGGGATAATAACGCAAGTTATTTCCATAGAACTACAAAATGCAGATTAAGAAGAAACTAG